Below is a genomic region from Cyanobacteriota bacterium.
TATTGCCAACGGTTCTACAACCCATACCCTGCTACGAAGGTAGTTGAGTTGCTCTGCCGACATCTGCTGGGACGCGCTCCAGCTAGCCAGGATGAGATCAATCAGTACAATGGGCTGTTGGTGAGTGCTGGCCTCCGATCGGTAGTGGAAGCCATGGTTAATAGTGTTGAGTATTCTCGATACTTTGGTGACGACGTTGTGCCCTACAAGCGCACTTCAACTTGAAGAGTAACCTACTGAGACTACCGTATTACTGACATAACCGAAATGACCTCACCTTTGACTACAGAGGTGAGGTTTTTTTTCCATAGACTTGCTGGCTACTGGTAATGCCATGGAAATTGCGTGGATGCAAAAAATTTGTATTGTAATCGAACGCTAGATACAGTGGTATTCCATTAGTATTTGCGTGAATAACCGCTACTGATCTTGTGGGAATGATTGGGTCGATCGCTGTCCTGGTAGGGATCCTATGAATTTCTGCCAGCTAGTTAGTGTATGCTGAAAAAACGAGACTAATAGGTTTGATCTCCTCTGATCAGAGCTGCTCGTAACTGCCCTTACCTCAAGGCTGCGCCCCTATGACGATCGCTACGATCGCGCCTGCATCATCTGGAGTTGTTCCTCGGCCATTCTTAAAATGGGCAGGAGGAAAGGGAAAGTTAATTGAGCAATATTCTCCCTATTTTCCAAAGCGGTACCGCACCTATTACGAACCATTTTTAGGGGGGGGTGCTATCTTTTTTCATCTTCGTCCTAGCCGTGCTGTATTGATGGATATTAACCCAGAATTGGTTAATGTCTATTGCTGTATTCGAGACTCTGTGGAGGCTGTCATTGCTCTGTTGCAACGTCATCAGCAGCGCCATAACCGAGACTATTACTATCACCTACGATCAACGCAGTTGGATGATCCGATCGAGCGGGCTGCTCGTCTGATTTATTTGAATAAAACTTGCTTTAATGGCCTGTACCGAGAAAACTCTAAAGGGGAATTTAATGTCCCCATGGGGAGTTATAAAAATCCAGCCATTTGTTGCCCGGAGTTGCTGCGTGCCGCCTCTAAGGCACTGAAAACAACTGAAATTTATAAGCAGCCCTTTGAAGCGATCTTGGAATTTGCTAAATCTGCTGATGACTTTGTGTATTTTGACCCGCCTTATCACCCCATTAGTGCCACTAGCAACTTTACGGGCTATAACCGCTATGCCTTCAGTGCCGAAGATCAACAGCGATTGCGGGATACCGTCGTGCTCTTAGCTCAGCGTAATGTGCAAGTATTAGTTTCTAACTCTGATTGCGCCTTTATTCGTGACCTGTACCGAGGGTTCACCATTTACACGATGTCT
It encodes:
- a CDS encoding DNA adenine methylase, whose protein sequence is MTIATIAPASSGVVPRPFLKWAGGKGKLIEQYSPYFPKRYRTYYEPFLGGGAIFFHLRPSRAVLMDINPELVNVYCCIRDSVEAVIALLQRHQQRHNRDYYYHLRSTQLDDPIERAARLIYLNKTCFNGLYRENSKGEFNVPMGSYKNPAICCPELLRAASKALKTTEIYKQPFEAILEFAKSADDFVYFDPPYHPISATSNFTGYNRYAFSAEDQQRLRDTVVLLAQRNVQVLVSNSDCAFIRDLYRGFTIYTMSASRAINSKGDRRGKINELLITVP